A part of Candidatus Deferrimicrobium borealis genomic DNA contains:
- a CDS encoding DUF4149 domain-containing protein, with translation MILACAVYRLALSLWVGGIALFTFVVTPVIFRTQGREAAGKIVGSIFPLYFRYGLVLSALALLARIAAGEAFHGAHRWVGTLLIATALLLTGYQAFGLAPRMDRVKHSVASFETAPPDAPARKEFSRLHGISMGVNLLVLLEGTALVVAYDAFRR, from the coding sequence ATGATCCTCGCCTGCGCCGTGTACCGGCTTGCCCTATCTTTGTGGGTCGGGGGAATTGCGCTGTTCACGTTCGTCGTGACGCCGGTAATCTTCCGCACACAAGGGAGGGAGGCCGCCGGAAAGATCGTGGGATCGATCTTCCCGTTATATTTCCGCTACGGCCTCGTGCTCTCCGCCCTTGCCCTGTTGGCCCGCATTGCCGCCGGGGAGGCGTTCCACGGCGCGCATCGATGGGTCGGGACCCTGCTGATCGCAACGGCGCTCCTGTTGACCGGATACCAGGCCTTCGGGCTCGCCCCCCGGATGGACCGGGTCAAGCACTCCGTTGCCTCGTTCGAGACCGCTCCCCCCGACGCTCCCGCCCGCAAGGAATTTTCCCGCCTTCACGGGATTTCGATGGGCGTCAACCTTCTGGTCCTCCTGGAAGGTACGGCCCTGGTCGTTGCGTACGACGCGTTCCGACGGTAA
- a CDS encoding acyl-CoA thioesterase translates to MSADAKPVSATRLVMAQEMTPQDANPAGNVHGGNIMKLADSAAAVVSIRHSGRHCVTAVVDRFMFHAPVFVGNLVLVFASLNYVGRTSMEVGVRVEAEDPRTGKRIHTNSSYFVMVALDDEGRPVEVPPLILETDEDRRRNEEGRQRAGDRRLRKKT, encoded by the coding sequence ATGTCCGCGGATGCGAAGCCGGTATCGGCGACCCGGCTGGTGATGGCGCAGGAGATGACGCCCCAGGACGCGAACCCCGCGGGGAACGTCCACGGGGGGAACATCATGAAACTGGCCGACTCGGCCGCCGCGGTGGTGTCGATCCGTCACTCCGGGCGGCACTGCGTCACCGCCGTCGTGGATCGATTCATGTTCCACGCTCCCGTCTTCGTCGGAAACCTCGTGCTCGTTTTCGCCTCGCTGAATTATGTCGGGCGCACCTCGATGGAGGTCGGAGTCCGCGTGGAAGCGGAGGATCCCCGCACGGGGAAGCGGATCCACACGAACTCGTCCTATTTCGTCATGGTGGCGCTGGACGACGAGGGCAGGCCGGTCGAGGTGCCGCCGCTCATCCTCGAGACGGACGAGGACCGCCGCCGGAACGAGGAGGGCCGGCAGCGGGCGGGCGACCGGCGGCTGCGAAAGAAAACGTAA
- a CDS encoding cation:proton antiporter: MTDLSLVLRDLSIVLAIATAVALLFGRLHLSVVAAFLVAGAILGPTGAGLVAESGMVDALAEIGVALLLFTVGLEISLANLGKMRRQILQGGGLQLSATVLLTVAVLSLARFPLAEAIFIGFVLSLSSTAIVLKVYADRMEIDSSHGRISTGILLFQDMAVIPMMLLIPSFRQWETAHFSTVAFTLAKAGVGVAVILLASRFMIPLLLKEVIRLNSREILAMTVMCLILGTAWIARWWGLSLAMGAFLAGMVISESVYVHEIAAQIFPFRDVFNGVFFISVGMLLDLPFLVRHLPTILLVSVVVVVLKAICGGAAIRTLHYPWRVSVIGAIGLAQIGEFSFLLMSEGFRDGLVGTETYQYLLATAILTMVTTPFLMRAAPWAGRVFVRRLIRGPEPEDPAEESSGAAQVENHVIVSGYGMNGKNLARVLRSTHVPYVVVDLNDALVREGRVAGEPIFYGDVNNPEILDRVGVGRARMLVLAISDPMATRRAVAVARRANPRLVILVRTRYVADVDDLIALGANAVIPEEFETSVEIFSRVLREYHVPDHVVSQQEELIRSGTYRMLRERVPSKDERMLSEFEAFLRQKVIEVFFVSPDSPWAGRTLGDLPVGDGAGIVLLAVLRGDRAIVPPSPEEKIDAGDKLVFFGGHAPLATALEELSRAGRSRLIDVEGCPPGDCPRGARKGIALTGGRR, encoded by the coding sequence TTGACCGACCTGTCCCTGGTCCTTCGCGACCTGTCCATCGTCCTGGCGATCGCCACGGCGGTTGCGCTCCTGTTCGGGCGGCTCCACCTGTCCGTCGTGGCGGCGTTTCTCGTCGCCGGCGCCATCCTCGGCCCGACCGGTGCGGGGCTGGTGGCCGAATCGGGGATGGTGGATGCCCTCGCCGAGATCGGCGTCGCCCTCCTGCTGTTCACCGTCGGGCTGGAGATCTCCCTCGCGAACCTCGGGAAGATGCGCCGCCAGATCCTGCAGGGAGGTGGGCTCCAGCTCTCGGCGACGGTCCTGCTCACCGTGGCCGTCCTTTCCCTCGCGAGGTTTCCCCTCGCGGAAGCGATCTTCATCGGGTTCGTCCTGTCCCTTTCAAGCACCGCGATCGTGCTGAAGGTATATGCCGACCGGATGGAGATCGACAGTTCCCACGGGAGGATCTCGACCGGCATCCTGCTGTTCCAGGACATGGCCGTGATCCCGATGATGCTGCTCATCCCCTCGTTCCGGCAATGGGAGACGGCCCACTTCTCCACCGTGGCGTTCACGTTGGCCAAGGCGGGCGTGGGCGTCGCGGTCATCCTGCTGGCGTCGCGTTTCATGATCCCGCTCCTCCTCAAGGAAGTCATCCGGCTGAACAGCCGCGAAATCCTGGCGATGACGGTGATGTGCCTCATCCTCGGGACGGCGTGGATCGCCCGGTGGTGGGGGCTCTCCCTGGCGATGGGGGCGTTCCTCGCCGGAATGGTGATCTCCGAGTCGGTCTATGTCCACGAGATCGCCGCCCAGATCTTCCCCTTCCGGGACGTCTTCAACGGGGTATTCTTCATCTCCGTCGGGATGCTGCTCGACCTCCCGTTTCTCGTGCGTCACCTGCCGACGATTCTTCTCGTCTCCGTCGTGGTCGTGGTGTTGAAGGCGATCTGCGGGGGCGCGGCGATCCGGACCCTCCACTATCCCTGGCGCGTTTCGGTGATCGGGGCGATCGGGCTGGCGCAGATCGGCGAGTTCTCGTTCCTCCTGATGTCCGAGGGATTCCGCGACGGCCTGGTGGGCACCGAAACCTACCAGTATCTTCTGGCGACCGCGATCCTGACGATGGTGACCACTCCGTTCCTGATGCGGGCGGCTCCATGGGCCGGGAGGGTCTTCGTCCGGCGCCTGATCCGGGGGCCCGAGCCGGAGGACCCGGCGGAGGAGTCCTCCGGGGCCGCTCAGGTGGAGAACCACGTGATCGTCTCCGGGTACGGGATGAACGGGAAGAACCTCGCCCGCGTGCTCCGCTCGACGCACGTTCCCTATGTCGTGGTCGACCTGAACGACGCGTTGGTGCGGGAGGGCCGGGTGGCGGGGGAGCCGATCTTCTACGGGGACGTGAACAACCCGGAGATCCTCGACCGCGTCGGGGTGGGGCGCGCCCGGATGCTGGTGCTGGCCATCTCCGACCCGATGGCGACCCGCCGCGCCGTGGCGGTGGCCCGGCGGGCCAACCCGCGGCTGGTCATCCTCGTGCGGACCCGTTATGTGGCGGACGTGGACGACCTGATCGCCCTGGGGGCGAACGCGGTCATCCCCGAGGAGTTCGAAACGTCGGTGGAGATCTTCTCCCGGGTCCTGCGCGAGTACCACGTCCCCGACCACGTCGTCTCCCAGCAGGAGGAATTGATCCGCAGCGGGACGTACCGGATGCTGCGCGAACGGGTTCCTTCAAAGGACGAAAGGATGCTGTCGGAGTTCGAAGCGTTCCTGCGGCAGAAGGTGATCGAGGTCTTCTTCGTTTCCCCGGACTCGCCGTGGGCGGGACGGACCCTGGGGGATCTTCCGGTCGGGGACGGCGCCGGGATCGTCCTCCTCGCCGTACTTCGGGGGGACCGGGCGATCGTACCGCCGTCCCCGGAGGAGAAGATCGATGCGGGGGACAAGCTCGTCTTCTTCGGAGGACATGCCCCCCTGGCGACCGCGCTCGAAGAGCTTTCCAGAGCGGGTCGCTCACGCCTCATCGATGTCGAGGGGTGCCCCCCTGGCGACTGCCCTCGAGGAGCTCGCAAGGGGATCGCGCTAACCGGAGGCCGCCGGTGA
- a CDS encoding CoA transferase encodes MVAASVLAEFGAEAIKVEPPDGDPLRLVAPEGIMVAGTGLPFLSEARNRRFVTLDADDPDGRDVFRRLALSADVIITTEPPERMEAMGCDYLSLRGERPGIVYLSLSTYGAFGPDASRPVRDSDILCQALSGGPYIVGEPERGDGTPLPHEAPTRLGNWHGAFVQGMWGAYGVLAALHFRAESGKGQFVDLSGAESLMMFADYNITWMHTAGKARERVGNFDPAVFPYTYIRCRDGYTFIAAYNDEAFDSLMHIIGRPELTRDPRFSTPKNRVALENERALLEILEEWSGDRTADEILGAVEEYTSKRDGPGAAVVTGRVNRPLETLSEEHWRERGCFLRARDPVYGELLLAAPPWKMSGTPARWKSGCRPPGSDNRDVYLGILGMTEEEYRRLSESGTF; translated from the coding sequence ATGGTGGCCGCCTCGGTCCTGGCGGAATTCGGCGCCGAGGCGATCAAGGTGGAGCCTCCCGATGGCGATCCGCTCCGCCTCGTGGCACCCGAGGGAATCATGGTTGCCGGGACGGGGCTCCCCTTCCTCTCCGAGGCGCGCAACCGCCGCTTCGTCACCCTCGACGCCGACGACCCGGACGGGCGGGACGTCTTCCGGCGCCTCGCCCTCTCCGCGGACGTGATCATCACGACGGAGCCGCCGGAGCGCATGGAGGCGATGGGGTGCGACTACCTCTCCCTGCGCGGGGAGCGCCCGGGGATCGTCTATCTCTCCCTTTCCACCTACGGCGCCTTCGGTCCCGACGCCTCCCGTCCCGTGCGGGACAGCGACATCCTCTGCCAGGCGCTCTCCGGGGGTCCGTACATCGTCGGGGAGCCGGAGCGGGGGGACGGCACGCCGCTGCCGCACGAGGCCCCGACCCGCCTCGGCAACTGGCACGGGGCGTTCGTCCAGGGGATGTGGGGAGCGTACGGGGTTCTCGCGGCGCTCCATTTCCGCGCGGAGAGCGGGAAGGGCCAGTTCGTCGATCTTTCGGGCGCCGAGTCGCTGATGATGTTCGCGGACTACAACATCACCTGGATGCACACGGCGGGAAAGGCGCGCGAGCGGGTCGGGAATTTCGACCCCGCCGTCTTCCCGTACACCTACATCCGGTGCCGGGACGGCTACACCTTCATCGCGGCCTACAACGACGAGGCGTTCGATTCCCTGATGCACATCATCGGCCGCCCGGAACTCACCCGCGACCCGCGGTTCTCCACGCCGAAGAACCGCGTCGCCCTCGAGAACGAGCGGGCCCTCCTGGAGATCCTCGAGGAGTGGTCCGGCGATCGCACGGCCGACGAGATCCTCGGCGCGGTCGAGGAGTACACCTCGAAACGGGACGGCCCCGGGGCCGCCGTGGTCACGGGGCGGGTGAATCGCCCTCTCGAGACGCTCTCCGAGGAGCATTGGCGGGAGAGAGGGTGCTTTCTGCGCGCCCGGGACCCTGTCTACGGCGAACTCCTGCTCGCCGCGCCGCCCTGGAAGATGAGCGGTACCCCGGCGCGGTGGAAGTCGGGGTGCCGGCCCCCGGGGTCGGACAACCGGGACGTGTACCTCGGAATCCTCGGGATGACGGAAGAGGAGTACCGCCGGCTGTCGGAGTCAGGTACGTTCTGA
- a CDS encoding CoA transferase, whose amino-acid sequence MPSDPGSFRAFAGQAFDPAAIPGKPEALAGVRVLEVASRIFGPATADYLGLFGAEVIKVEMPPRGDLMRYVAPEGFFWKEMSPAFLSLNRNKLHVGLDLHPAEGKELFLRLAERSDVVVENLRAGTMDAWGVGYLQLRERNPRIVYAANSGFGQWGPYSAGRASYDATAQAVSGFSAVTGFPDQPPMKAGFWVGDYTAALMSATAILAALAARRKTGEGQMIDLSQAEAMIRTLDWTWPYAGLTGKDRARNGNVDPSYPPSGIYRCRDGFVAVSARDEGEAIFLAHAVGATSPEEVEIATPERVGVFCGARRVDEVVRIAKDAGFSAAPVRGGKDHYHDPHLRARGTVCSVDDPLYGRVDEYGPAPKLSESPGRVKWSAKPVGWHNERVFGDLLGMTAGEMEALSRKKVIGKWADIPGARPPKGSAP is encoded by the coding sequence TTGCCGTCTGACCCGGGGAGTTTCCGGGCGTTCGCCGGGCAGGCCTTCGACCCCGCGGCGATCCCCGGGAAACCGGAGGCGCTCGCCGGGGTGCGCGTCCTGGAGGTGGCGTCCCGGATCTTCGGGCCGGCCACCGCGGACTACCTTGGCCTCTTCGGCGCCGAGGTGATCAAGGTCGAGATGCCGCCCCGCGGCGACCTGATGCGGTACGTCGCCCCCGAGGGATTCTTCTGGAAGGAGATGTCGCCGGCCTTCCTCTCCCTGAACCGGAACAAGCTCCACGTGGGGCTCGACCTGCATCCGGCCGAGGGGAAGGAGCTCTTCCTGCGGCTCGCGGAGCGATCCGATGTCGTCGTGGAGAATCTCCGCGCCGGAACGATGGACGCGTGGGGCGTCGGGTACCTCCAGCTGCGGGAGCGGAACCCCCGGATCGTCTACGCCGCCAACTCGGGGTTCGGACAGTGGGGCCCCTACTCGGCGGGGCGGGCGTCGTACGACGCCACCGCCCAGGCCGTTTCCGGTTTCTCCGCCGTCACGGGGTTTCCGGACCAGCCTCCGATGAAGGCGGGCTTCTGGGTCGGGGATTACACGGCGGCGTTGATGTCCGCTACCGCGATCCTCGCGGCCCTCGCCGCGCGCCGGAAGACCGGGGAAGGGCAGATGATCGACCTTTCCCAGGCCGAGGCGATGATCCGCACGCTGGACTGGACGTGGCCGTACGCCGGGTTGACCGGGAAGGACCGCGCGCGGAACGGAAACGTCGACCCCTCGTACCCCCCCTCGGGGATCTACCGCTGCCGCGACGGGTTCGTCGCGGTCTCGGCGCGGGACGAGGGCGAGGCGATCTTCCTCGCGCACGCCGTCGGGGCCACCAGTCCGGAGGAGGTGGAGATCGCCACCCCGGAGCGGGTGGGGGTGTTCTGCGGTGCCCGGAGGGTCGACGAGGTCGTGCGCATCGCGAAGGATGCGGGGTTCTCTGCGGCGCCGGTGCGGGGAGGGAAGGATCATTACCACGACCCGCATCTGCGGGCCCGCGGAACGGTCTGTTCGGTGGACGATCCCCTCTACGGGCGCGTGGACGAGTACGGCCCGGCGCCGAAGCTGTCGGAGAGCCCGGGACGGGTCAAGTGGAGCGCGAAACCGGTGGGCTGGCACAACGAGCGGGTCTTCGGGGATCTGCTGGGGATGACCGCCGGGGAGATGGAGGCGCTCTCCCGGAAGAAGGTGATCGGGAAGTGGGCCGACATCCCCGGCGCCCGGCCGCCGAAGGGAAGTGCCCCATGA
- a CDS encoding ABC transporter ATP-binding protein, giving the protein MAFLDLNSINTYYGRSHILFDVSLSIEKGEVVSLIGRNGAGKSTTFRSIIGLTPPQTGEVIFKGERITGLRAFQICRKGIGFVPEDRRCFPDLTVRENLEVASRREKETTEPWSVERVYALFPRLQEREKNLGSQLSGGEQQMLTIARTLMTNPEVLLLDEPSEGLAPLVVALLAEMILRIRKEGVTVLLAEQNLHFCAKVSDRAFVIDKGSVKYEGPMKELLANDEIKEKYLAV; this is encoded by the coding sequence ATGGCGTTTCTCGACCTGAACTCGATCAACACCTATTACGGCCGGAGCCACATCCTGTTCGACGTCTCGCTCTCCATCGAGAAGGGGGAGGTGGTGAGCCTCATCGGGCGCAACGGCGCCGGGAAGAGCACCACGTTCCGCTCGATCATCGGGCTCACCCCGCCGCAGACCGGGGAGGTGATCTTCAAGGGGGAACGTATCACCGGGCTGCGCGCCTTCCAGATCTGCCGGAAGGGGATCGGCTTCGTCCCGGAGGACCGGCGATGCTTCCCGGACCTCACGGTGCGCGAGAACCTCGAGGTTGCGTCGCGCCGGGAAAAGGAGACGACGGAGCCCTGGAGCGTGGAGCGGGTCTACGCCCTCTTCCCGCGGCTGCAGGAGCGGGAGAAGAACCTGGGGAGCCAGCTGTCCGGCGGCGAGCAGCAGATGCTGACGATCGCCCGCACGCTGATGACGAACCCCGAGGTGCTCCTCCTCGACGAGCCGTCGGAAGGGCTCGCACCGCTGGTGGTGGCCCTTCTGGCGGAGATGATCCTGCGGATCCGCAAGGAGGGGGTGACGGTCCTCCTCGCGGAGCAGAACCTGCACTTCTGCGCCAAGGTCTCGGACCGCGCCTTCGTGATCGACAAGGGTTCGGTGAAGTACGAGGGGCCGATGAAGGAGCTCCTGGCAAACGACGAGATCAAGGAAAAGTATCTTGCCGTCTGA
- a CDS encoding ABC transporter ATP-binding protein — MGFLQVRDIVKSFGGLRALQDVSFSVERGEIRAIIGPNGAGKSTLFNVMTGLFPPDSGEVVFDGERISGVPPHRIIRKGIGRSFQITNIFPRMTVFENVQVALFSHHGKSRDAFGFARRYPTVAAEALAILGQVGLAEKHELSASILSHGDQKRLEIAISLASRPRLLMLDEPTAGMSRFESRETVELLRTISREQGLTLVFTEHDMDIVFAISERIMVLQQGTVIADGTPAEIKANPEVRKAYLGEEMTEN, encoded by the coding sequence ATGGGTTTTCTCCAGGTAAGGGACATCGTGAAGTCGTTCGGGGGGCTACGCGCGCTCCAGGACGTCTCCTTCTCGGTGGAGCGGGGCGAGATCCGCGCGATCATCGGGCCGAACGGGGCCGGGAAGTCCACCCTGTTCAACGTGATGACCGGCCTGTTCCCCCCCGACTCGGGGGAGGTGGTCTTCGACGGCGAGAGGATCTCCGGGGTTCCGCCCCACCGGATCATCCGGAAAGGGATCGGGCGCTCCTTCCAGATCACCAACATCTTTCCGCGGATGACGGTCTTCGAAAACGTCCAGGTGGCGCTCTTCTCCCACCACGGGAAAAGCCGCGATGCGTTCGGGTTCGCGCGCAGGTACCCGACCGTCGCCGCCGAGGCGCTTGCCATCCTCGGGCAGGTGGGGTTGGCGGAGAAGCACGAGCTGTCCGCCTCGATCCTTTCCCACGGCGACCAGAAGCGGCTCGAGATCGCCATCTCCCTCGCCTCGCGGCCCCGCCTCCTGATGCTCGACGAGCCGACGGCGGGGATGTCCCGTTTCGAGAGCCGCGAGACGGTGGAACTGCTGCGGACCATCTCCCGGGAGCAGGGGCTTACGCTCGTGTTCACCGAGCACGACATGGACATCGTCTTCGCGATCTCGGAGAGGATCATGGTCCTCCAGCAGGGGACCGTCATCGCCGACGGGACGCCGGCGGAGATCAAGGCGAACCCCGAAGTGCGCAAGGCGTACCTCGGGGAGGAAATGACGGAGAACTGA